One Nicotiana tomentosiformis chromosome 4, ASM39032v3, whole genome shotgun sequence genomic window carries:
- the LOC104104329 gene encoding uncharacterized protein isoform X2, with product MERAEKRKRGKETWDHEKKEMKKRQVMTTTTTDNDDNDVGISYKLENMTNSNDPGGQENIMKITYDDNEKGKIGVFDFPWLKKGEDVNFRAEIDELCLDSTFACTGVCSTSYDFDDQDTLLIPTNSYRDIATTITSNSSCLFYDNNALLDLDLDLDLDLDEFYVENLSTMGAADQSSDVHQLKVINKIEDEQLKFQVDDQQLVDPKDGT from the coding sequence ATGGAGAGGGCGGAGAAGAGAAAGagaggaaaagaaacatgggatCACGAGAAGAAAGAGATGAAGAAGAGGCAAGTGATGACGACGACGACGACAGATAACGACGATAATGATGTTGGAATTAGCTACAAATTGGAGAACATGACGAATAGTAACGACCCTGGAGGCCAGGAGAATATTATGAAAATAACATATGATGAtaatgaaaaaggaaaaattgGAGTTTTCGACTTTCCATGGCTTAAAAAAGGCGAAGATGTTAATTTCAGAGCAGAAATTGATGAATTATGCTTGGATAGTACATTTGCATGCACTGGAGTATGCTCTACCTCGTACGATTTTGATGATCAGGACACTCTTTTAATTCCCACAAACAGCTACAGAGACATCGCCACTACTATTACATCCAATTCATCTTGTCTTTTTTATGATAATAATGCActcctcgacctcgacctcgacctcgatcTCGATCTCGACGAATTTTACGTGGAGAATCTATCGACTATGGGTGCTGCAGATCAGTCGTCTGATGTTCATCAGCTGAAAGTGATTAATAAAATTGAAGATGAGCAATTGAAATTCCAAGTGGATGACCAACAACTTGTTGACCCCAAAGATGGAACTTAA
- the LOC104104329 gene encoding uncharacterized protein isoform X1 yields the protein MYGVREKSNLRREKRKKFWIVTGMCHVRRGAIGEMERAEKRKRGKETWDHEKKEMKKRQVMTTTTTDNDDNDVGISYKLENMTNSNDPGGQENIMKITYDDNEKGKIGVFDFPWLKKGEDVNFRAEIDELCLDSTFACTGVCSTSYDFDDQDTLLIPTNSYRDIATTITSNSSCLFYDNNALLDLDLDLDLDLDEFYVENLSTMGAADQSSDVHQLKVINKIEDEQLKFQVDDQQLVDPKDGT from the exons ATGTATGGAGTGAGGGAAAAGAGCAATTTAAGgagggaaaaaagaaagaaattttgGATAGTCACGGGAATGTGTCATGTCAG AAGGGGTGCAATAGGAGAAATGGAGAGGGCGGAGAAGAGAAAGagaggaaaagaaacatgggatCACGAGAAGAAAGAGATGAAGAAGAGGCAAGTGATGACGACGACGACGACAGATAACGACGATAATGATGTTGGAATTAGCTACAAATTGGAGAACATGACGAATAGTAACGACCCTGGAGGCCAGGAGAATATTATGAAAATAACATATGATGAtaatgaaaaaggaaaaattgGAGTTTTCGACTTTCCATGGCTTAAAAAAGGCGAAGATGTTAATTTCAGAGCAGAAATTGATGAATTATGCTTGGATAGTACATTTGCATGCACTGGAGTATGCTCTACCTCGTACGATTTTGATGATCAGGACACTCTTTTAATTCCCACAAACAGCTACAGAGACATCGCCACTACTATTACATCCAATTCATCTTGTCTTTTTTATGATAATAATGCActcctcgacctcgacctcgacctcgatcTCGATCTCGACGAATTTTACGTGGAGAATCTATCGACTATGGGTGCTGCAGATCAGTCGTCTGATGTTCATCAGCTGAAAGTGATTAATAAAATTGAAGATGAGCAATTGAAATTCCAAGTGGATGACCAACAACTTGTTGACCCCAAAGATGGAACTTAA
- the LOC104104328 gene encoding subtilisin-like protease SBT5.4: MITNEGLILHQGSGMLSSKLSTYLSLLLILFCVPLTPALAVKKSYIVYLGAHSHGPGVTSADLHSVVDSHHEFLGSFLGSKEKAKDAIFYSYKRHINGFAAVLEDDQVEEIQRHPSVISIFLNKARKLHTTHSWEFMMLEKNGVVHPSSLWKKARFGQDIIIANLDTGVWPESESFSDEGFGPIPSKWKGICQNDNTTAGFSCNKKLIGARYFNKGYIASGGNVSASMSTVRDNDGHGSHTLSTAAGNIVHGASVLGVANGTAKGGSPHARVAAYKVCWPPVDGAGCMDADILKAFDTAIHDGVDVISVSLGGSPSDYLEDGLAIGSFHAVKNGIVVVASAGNDGPDSGTVTNVAPWIITVAASTLDRNIQNSVQLQNGLLLKGTSLSKPTTPQENFYPLISAAQAKAANASTDDAIRCKKGTLDPKKVKGKILACLRGETALIDKGHQAALAGAVGMILCNNKTTGSEIFAIPHVLPAIHVNYTDGVQVFDYIASSKDPRAYITTPETVLHKKPAPFMASFSSTGPNSVTPQILKPDVTAPGVDIIAAYSEAANPTEEDYDKRKTSFNMISGTSMSCPHVAGVVGLLKSLHPDWSPAAIRSAIMTTARTRDNTGNPMRDETEKDKATQFNYGAGHMRPNRAMNPGLVYDLTVNDYLDFLCSLGYNQKNITKFSGTGSTYQCHKKHGLNILDFNNPAITIPNISPSVPVTITRTLKNVGSPGVYAAHVRLPRRMFSVSVEPSVLMFDHIGQEKSFKLTIEVKNAKAVKDGYVPGELLWTDRLHYVRSPIAVASLSDIKKP, from the exons ATGATTACCAACGAAGGTTTAATTTTGCATCAAGGAAGCGGAATGTTATCATCCAAATTGTCAACTTATCTATCATTGCTCTTAATTCTTTTTTGTGTGCCACTAACACCAGCTCTTGCAGTCAAAAAG TCGTACATAGTGTACTTGGGGGCGCACTCTCATGGTCCAGGAGTAACATCTGCTGATCTTCATAGTGTGGTAGATTCTCATCACGAGTTTCTTGGTTCGTTTTTGGGAAG TAAAGAGAAGGCTAAGGATGCCATCTTCTACTCATATAAAAGACACATAAATGGTTTTGCTGCTGTCCTTGAAGATGACCAAGTGGAGGAGATTCAAC GGCATCCAAGTGTGATCTCTATTTTCTTGAATAAAGCTAGAAAACTACACACAACTCATTCATGGGAATTCATGATGCTGGAAAAGAATGGCGTCGTTCATCCAAGTTCCCTGTGGAAGAAAGCTCGATTTGGCCAAGACATTATTATCGCGAATCTTGATACAG GTGTTTGGCCTGAATCAGAGAGCTTTAGTGATGAAGGATTCGGACCAATTCCTTCAAAATGGAAAGGGATTTGTCAGAATGACAACACCACTGCTGGTTTTTCTTGCAATAA AAAGCTTATTGGAGCAAGGTACTTCAATAAAGGCTACATCGCGAGCGGAGGAAATGTAAGCGCTTCAATGAGCACAGTACGCGACAATGATGGTCATGGCTCTCACACTTTATCAACTGCTGCTGGAAACATAGTCCACGGAGCAAGTGTACTTGGCGTGGCGAATGGGACAGCAAAGGGAGGTTCTCCTCATGCCCGAGTGGCTGCATACAAAGTCTGTTGGCCTCCTGTGGATGGTGCAGGATGTATGGATGCTGACATTCTCAAAGCCTTCGATACAGCCATACACGACGGGGTTGATGTGATATCTGTGTCGCTTGGTGGATCGCCTTCTGACTACTTAGAGGACGGGCTCGCCATTGGTTCGTTCCACGCTGTCAAGAATGGTATAGTTGTAGTTGCCTCAGCTGGTAATGATGGACCTGATTCTGGAACTGTCACAAATGTTGCTCCCTGGATTATAACAGTAGCAGCAAGCACCCTGGATCGCAATATACAAAACAGTGTTCAACTGCAGAATGGATTGCTCTTAAAGGGAACAAGCCTTTCGAAACCAACCACGCCCCAAGAAAATTTCTATCCACTAATCAGTGCTGCACAAGCTAAAGCTGCCAATGCATCGACAGATGATGC GATAAGGTGTAAGAAAGGAACATTGGATCCTAAGAAGGTGAAAGGCAAGATATTAGCCTGCCTCAGAGGAGAGACCGCGTTAATTGATAAAGGACATCAGGCAGCTCTAGCTGGTGCTGTTGGAATGATCCTTTGTAACAATAAGACTACTGGCAGCGAAATTTTCGCCATCCCTCACGTCCTTCCAGCGATACATGTCAATTATACAGATGGCGTTCAAGTCTTTGACTACATCGCTTCTTCTAA AGATCCTCGTGCGTATATCACAACTCCTGAGACAGTGTTGCACAAAAAGCCAGCTCCATTCATGGCTTCATTCTCTTCTACTGGTCCTAATTCTGTAACTCCTCAGATTCTCAAG CCTGATGTTACTGCACCAGGAGTGGATATCATAGCTGCATACAGTGAAGCAGCAAATCCTACAGAGGAAGACTATGATAAGCGCAAGACTAGCTTCAACATGATTTCTGGAACCTCAATGTCTTGCCCCCATGTTGCTGGTGTAGTTGGCCTTCTCAAGAGCCTCCATCCTGATTGGAGTCCCGCCGCCATTAGATCCGCTATTATGACTACAG CCAGAACAAGAGACAACACTGGTAATCCGATGCGTGATGAAACGGAGAAAGACAAAGCAACACAATTCAATTATGGTGCTGGACACATGCGCCCGAACCGCGCCATGAATCCTGGCTTAGTCTATGACTTGACTGTGAATGACTATTTGGACTTTCTTTGTTCACTTGGTTACAACCAAAAGAACATTACAAAATTTTCAGGAACAGGATCAACTTATCAGTGTCACAAGAAGCATGGTCTTAATATCTTGGATTTCAACAATCCTGCAATAACAATTCCTAATATCTCTCCCTCAGTTCCTGTCACCATTACTCGCACACTCAAAAACGTCGGTAGCCCTGGCGTATACGCTGCACACGTTCGTCTGCCACGACGAATGTTTTCAGTTTCTGTAGAGCCGAGCGTCTTAATGTTCGATCACATTGGACAAGAGAAGAGCTTCAAGTTGACAATTGAAGTTAAGAATGCTAAGGCAGTAAAAGATGGGTATGTGCCCGGGGAGTTGCTATGGACTGATCGCCTTCATTACGTTAGAAGTCCGATCGCAGTGGCTTCACTGAGTGACATTAAGAAGCCTTAG
- the LOC104110053 gene encoding ATP-dependent 6-phosphofructokinase 2 yields MANSSSISISNIQLQHLTHITDYLNTIQKYTNPLDKNPFYRTVPGFYLTPADIVLRNIIIDLSGNFPSPTPSLAYHRAGPRKQILFNPSTVKAAIVTCGGLCPGLNTVIRELVVELWEMYGVREIFGIKAGYRGFYTYDPVLLNPKMVDDWHKRGGTVLETSRGGFDLNKIVNAIQDHGFNQVYIIGGDGTMRGAVKIFEEVKRRKLYISVVGIPKTVDNDVGIIDRSFGFQTAVEMAQQAINAAHVEAESAVNGIGLVKLMGRSTGHIALHATLSSRDVDCCLIPEIDFYLEGIGGLLKFLEARLKETGHAVLVVAEGAGQDIIPRTESQKSEKDESGNPVFLDVGGWLKSELKNWWNGDHPNELFTIKYIDPTYMIRAVPANATDNSYCTLLAHSTIHGVMAGYTGFVCGPINGNYAYIPVDEVAKAKNKVDTKDHKWSWFRSVSNQPDFIRS; encoded by the exons ATGGCTAATTCATCTTCAATTTCCATCTCAAATATTCAACTCCAGCACTTAACTCACATCACAGATTACTTGAATACTATCCAAAAATACACTAATCCACTTGACAAAAACCCATTTTACCGTACAGTTCCTGGTTTTTACCTAACCCCAGCTGATATCGTCCTACGCAACATCATCATTGATCTTTCTGGAAATTTCCCATCTCCTACACCTTCTTTAGCTTACCACAGAGCTGGCCCGCGCAAGCAAATCTTGTTCAACCCAAGCACTGTAAAAGCCGCAATTGTAACGTGTGGTGGTTTGTGTCCTGGTTTGAATACTGTTATTAGGGAATTAGTGGTTGAGTTATGGGAAATGTATGGAGTTAGAGAGATTTTTGGTATCAAAGCGGGTTATCGCGGATTTTATACTTATGATCCGGTTTTACTGAATCCTAAAATGGTTGATGATTGGCATAAGAGAGGTGGTACTGTGCTTGAGACATCTAGGGGTGGTTTTGATTTGAATAAGATTGTCAATGCTATTCAAGATCATGGCTTTAATCAG GTTTACATCATAGGAGGAGACGGTACGATGCGCGGAGCAGTGAAGATATTCGAGGAAGTAAAACGACGAAAATTATATATCTCAGTGGTCGGGATTCCCAAAACAGTTGACAATGATGTTGGCATTATAGACAGATCATTCGGGTTTCAAACCGCAGTGGAGATGGCGCAACAAGCGATTAATGCAGCTCATGTAGAAGCTGAGAGTGCAGTAAATGGTATAGGGCTGGTTAAACTTATGGGTCGCAGTACTGGTCATATTGCATTACATGCAACGTTAAGTAGTCGTGACGTAGATTGTTGTTTGATTCCCGAGATCGACTTCTACTTGGAAG GTATAGGAGGGTTGCTGAAATTTCTTGAGGCTCGACTAAAGGAGACGGGGCACGCAGTGTTAGTGGTTGCAGAGGGTGCAGGACAAGATATAATTCCGAGGACAGAATCCCAGAAATCAGAGAAGGATGAGTCGGGCAACCCGGTTTTCTTGGATGTAGGAGGGTGGTTGAAGTCAGAACTCAAGAACTGGTGGAACGGGGATCATCCGAACGAGTTGTTCACTATAAAATACATTGATCCTACGTATATGATACGAGCGGTTCCTGCAAATGCAACGGATAATTCGTACTGCACTCTGCTCGCGCACTCGACGATTCATGGAGTTATGGCAGGGTATACTGGATTTGTTTGTGGACCTATAAATGGAAACTATGCATATATTCCAGTAGATGAGGTTGCAAAGGCAAAGAACAAAGTTGACACCAAAGATCATAAATGGTCATGGTTCAGATCGGTTAGTAATCAGCCTGATTTTATCAGAAGTTGA